A single window of Modestobacter italicus DNA harbors:
- the guaA gene encoding glutamine-hydrolyzing GMP synthase encodes MTMDFPTVLVVDFGAQYAQLIARRIREAGVYSELVGSDVPVEELLARKPAAIVLSGGPSSVYAEGAPQVDPSVFEAGVPAFGICYGFQAMAASLGGTVARTGDREYGGTPLTVTTQARLFGDLPNEQSVWMSHGDAVSAAPPGFTVTATSTGAPVAAFEDVDRRLAGVQFHPEVRNTPHGQTVLEHFLFDIAGLEPSWTMANVVDEQVAAIREQIGDRRAICGLSGGVDSAVAAALVQRAIGDRLTCVYVDHGLMRQGETEQIERDFVAVTGADLRVVDASDQFLSALAGVSDPEQKRKIIGREFIRVFEQAALDVIADAKEHGETVDFLVQGTLYPDVVESGGGTGTANIKSHHNVGGLPEDLTFTLVEPLRTLFKDEVREVGRRLGLPDTLVQRQPFPGPGLGIRIVGEVTRERLDVLRQADAIAREELSAAHLDTEIWQCPVVLLADVRSVGVQGDGRTYGHPIVLRPVSSEDAMTADWTRLPYDVLAKISTRITNEVAEVNRVVLDVTSKPPGTIEWE; translated from the coding sequence ATGACCATGGACTTCCCGACCGTCCTGGTCGTCGACTTCGGGGCGCAGTACGCCCAGCTCATCGCCCGCCGGATCCGCGAGGCCGGGGTCTACTCCGAGCTCGTCGGCTCCGACGTGCCGGTCGAGGAGCTGCTGGCCCGCAAGCCGGCGGCGATCGTGCTCTCCGGCGGACCGTCCAGCGTCTACGCCGAGGGCGCCCCGCAGGTCGACCCGTCGGTGTTCGAGGCCGGGGTCCCGGCGTTCGGCATCTGCTACGGGTTCCAGGCGATGGCGGCCAGCCTCGGCGGCACCGTGGCCCGCACCGGCGACCGCGAGTACGGCGGCACCCCGCTCACCGTCACCACCCAGGCCCGGCTGTTCGGCGACCTGCCGAACGAGCAGTCGGTGTGGATGAGCCACGGGGACGCCGTCAGCGCCGCGCCGCCCGGGTTCACCGTCACCGCCACCTCCACCGGTGCCCCGGTCGCCGCGTTCGAGGACGTCGACCGCCGGCTGGCCGGGGTGCAGTTCCACCCCGAGGTCCGGAACACCCCGCACGGCCAGACGGTGCTCGAGCACTTCCTGTTCGACATCGCCGGCCTGGAGCCGAGCTGGACGATGGCCAACGTCGTCGACGAGCAGGTGGCCGCCATCCGCGAGCAGATCGGCGACCGGCGGGCGATCTGCGGGCTGTCCGGTGGGGTCGACTCCGCGGTGGCCGCGGCGCTCGTGCAGCGCGCCATCGGTGACCGGCTCACCTGCGTCTACGTCGACCACGGGCTCATGCGGCAGGGCGAGACCGAGCAGATCGAGCGCGACTTCGTCGCCGTCACCGGCGCCGACCTGCGGGTCGTCGACGCCAGCGACCAGTTCCTCTCCGCGCTCGCCGGGGTCAGCGACCCCGAGCAGAAGCGGAAGATCATCGGCCGGGAGTTCATCCGGGTCTTCGAGCAGGCCGCCCTCGACGTCATCGCCGACGCGAAGGAGCACGGCGAGACCGTCGACTTCCTGGTGCAGGGCACGCTCTACCCCGACGTCGTCGAGTCCGGTGGCGGCACCGGGACGGCGAACATCAAGAGCCACCACAACGTCGGCGGGCTGCCCGAGGACCTCACCTTCACCCTCGTCGAGCCGCTGCGCACGCTGTTCAAGGACGAGGTGCGCGAGGTCGGCCGCCGGCTGGGCCTGCCGGACACGCTGGTGCAGCGCCAGCCGTTCCCCGGGCCCGGGCTGGGCATCCGGATCGTCGGCGAGGTCACCCGCGAGCGGCTCGACGTGCTGCGCCAGGCCGACGCGATCGCCCGCGAGGAGCTCTCCGCCGCGCACCTGGACACCGAGATCTGGCAGTGCCCGGTGGTGCTGCTCGCCGACGTCCGCTCGGTCGGCGTCCAGGGAGACGGGCGCACGTACGGGCACCCGATCGTGCTGCGGCCGGTGTCCAGCGAGGACGCCATGACCGCGGACTGGACCCGGCTGCCCTACGACGTGCTGGCGAAGATCTCCACCCGGATCACCAACGAGGTCGCCGAGGTCAACCGCGTGGTGCTCGACGTGACGAGCAAGCCGCCGGGCACCATCGAGTGGGAGTGA
- a CDS encoding class I SAM-dependent methyltransferase, with amino-acid sequence MPAADSEDPVQAAETVRQLQALATDAGRAALARAAELLAARTDAVTALTRLRGEVGVELAGPAWGTARQRERARPVFGADTDRLLFTGDTLEQAGRPVLADRRAARLLATGAASVADLGCAAGTDTVALARAGARVVAVDRDPVARELTRLNTAALGLTGVEVRDADVVDLVAAAEGGRVAGCEAAVLDPARRAGGRRLLDPDRWSPPWSTVRALLDAVPRCVVKVAPGLDHDRVPAGVEAEWVSVGGSIVEALLWGRAPSATWRRATVVGRDGAVQELTADTDPGGAAAGPVRSWLHEPDPAVIRSGLVALVAEQLDATLVDPTIAYLTGDAPAVSPWVTSYPVTDVVPFNLKKLKALLRSRDVGRVTVKKRGSPIEPETLARQLRGPGAGTAVVVVTRVAGAPTVLLCGGVPALGR; translated from the coding sequence GTGCCCGCCGCCGACTCCGAGGACCCCGTGCAGGCCGCCGAGACGGTGCGGCAGCTGCAGGCGCTGGCCACCGACGCCGGCCGGGCGGCGCTGGCCCGGGCGGCGGAGCTGCTGGCGGCGCGCACCGACGCGGTCACGGCGCTGACCCGGCTTCGCGGCGAGGTCGGCGTCGAGCTGGCCGGTCCGGCCTGGGGCACCGCCCGGCAGCGGGAGAGGGCCCGGCCGGTCTTCGGCGCCGACACCGACCGGCTGCTGTTCACCGGGGACACCCTCGAGCAGGCCGGCCGGCCGGTCCTCGCCGACCGGCGCGCCGCGCGGCTGCTCGCCACCGGCGCCGCCTCCGTCGCCGACCTCGGCTGCGCGGCCGGCACCGACACGGTTGCGCTGGCCCGGGCCGGCGCCCGGGTGGTCGCCGTCGACCGGGACCCGGTGGCGCGCGAGCTGACCCGGCTCAACACTGCCGCGCTGGGGCTCACCGGCGTCGAGGTGCGCGACGCCGACGTCGTCGACCTGGTGGCCGCGGCCGAGGGCGGCCGGGTGGCCGGCTGTGAGGCCGCCGTGCTCGACCCCGCCCGCCGCGCCGGCGGCCGCCGGCTGCTCGACCCGGACCGCTGGTCACCGCCCTGGTCGACGGTGCGCGCCCTGCTCGACGCCGTCCCGCGGTGCGTGGTCAAGGTGGCACCCGGGCTCGACCACGACCGGGTGCCGGCCGGCGTCGAGGCCGAGTGGGTGTCGGTCGGCGGCTCGATCGTCGAGGCGCTGCTGTGGGGCCGCGCACCCTCGGCGACCTGGCGGCGGGCCACCGTCGTCGGCCGGGACGGCGCAGTGCAGGAGCTGACCGCCGACACCGACCCGGGTGGCGCCGCGGCCGGCCCGGTGCGCAGCTGGCTGCACGAGCCCGACCCGGCGGTGATCCGCTCCGGCCTGGTCGCCCTCGTGGCCGAGCAGCTGGACGCGACGCTGGTCGACCCGACGATCGCCTACCTGACCGGCGACGCCCCCGCCGTCTCCCCGTGGGTGACCTCCTACCCGGTCACCGACGTCGTCCCGTTCAACCTCAAGAAGCTCAAGGCGCTGCTCCGCAGCCGGGACGTCGGCCGGGTGACGGTGAAGAAGCGGGGCTCGCCGATCGAGCCGGAGACCCTGGCCCGGCAGCTGCGCGGCCCGGGCGCGGGGACGGCGGTCGTCGTCGTCACCCGCGTCGCCGGCGCCCCCACCGTGCTGCTCTGCGGTGGAGTCCCAGCGCTCGGGAGGTGA
- a CDS encoding WhiB family transcriptional regulator, whose product MADIRRLPNPVAEVWDWQLHGSCRGESTSLFFHPDGERGPARARRQAAAKAVCGRCPVLESCLQHALSVREPYGVWGGMSEEERARLIAAEPAAIAAGV is encoded by the coding sequence ATGGCTGACATCCGCCGACTGCCCAACCCCGTCGCCGAGGTGTGGGACTGGCAGTTGCACGGCAGCTGCCGGGGCGAGAGCACGTCGCTCTTCTTCCACCCCGACGGCGAGCGCGGTCCAGCCCGGGCCCGGCGGCAGGCAGCCGCCAAGGCGGTCTGCGGACGTTGCCCTGTCCTGGAGTCCTGCCTGCAGCACGCACTGTCGGTCCGCGAGCCCTACGGGGTCTGGGGCGGCATGAGCGAAGAGGAACGGGCACGCCTGATCGCCGCGGAGCCCGCGGCCATCGCTGCCGGGGTCTGA
- the groES gene encoding co-chaperone GroES, producing MTTATKVNIKPLEDRVVVQANEAETTTASGLVIPDTAKEKPQEGTVIAVGPGRVDDNGNRVPLDVNVGDVVIYSKYGGTEVRYGGEDYLVLSARDLLAVVEK from the coding sequence GTGACGACCGCTACCAAGGTCAACATCAAGCCGCTCGAGGACCGCGTCGTGGTCCAGGCCAACGAGGCCGAGACCACCACGGCCTCCGGTCTGGTCATCCCGGACACCGCCAAGGAGAAGCCCCAGGAGGGCACCGTCATCGCTGTCGGCCCCGGCCGCGTCGACGACAACGGCAACCGGGTCCCGCTCGACGTGAACGTCGGCGACGTGGTCATCTACTCGAAGTACGGCGGCACCGAGGTGCGCTACGGCGGCGAGGACTACCTCGTCCTGTCCGCGCGCGACCTGCTCGCCGTCGTGGAGAAGTGA
- a CDS encoding GuaB3 family IMP dehydrogenase-related protein — protein MPVRDNVEIGLNRFARRGYDLDEVSIVPSRRTRDHDDVSTSWQIDAFRFDIPLVTSPSDAVMSPATAVAVGQAGGLGVLNAEGLWTRYDDPTDVYRQLRDAASPETGPPTALLQQVYAEPVKPDLVTARIKEMRDSGVTTAVRVSPQHTLQLAPTVLAAGVDLLVIQGTIVSAEHVSKGGEALNLKEFIADLDVPVIVGGAADYQTALHLMRTGAAGVIVGVGADSWSTADAVMGIRVPLASAIADAAAARRDYLDETGGRYVHVIANGRIETSGAIARALACGADAVQVGEPLRAATEAPGGGVWWDSVAAHPRLPRGGTSAPATARGTLEQVLLGPAEAADGRTNLFGALRRTMAKTGYRDLKEFQRVDLVLGGNGAGTAAEGHLLG, from the coding sequence TTGCCCGTACGCGACAACGTCGAGATCGGCCTGAACCGCTTCGCCCGCCGGGGCTACGACCTGGACGAGGTGTCGATCGTCCCCTCGCGGCGCACCCGTGACCACGACGACGTCTCGACCTCCTGGCAGATCGACGCCTTCCGGTTCGACATCCCGCTGGTCACCAGCCCCAGCGACGCCGTCATGAGCCCGGCGACCGCGGTCGCCGTCGGCCAGGCCGGGGGCCTGGGGGTGCTCAACGCCGAGGGCCTGTGGACCCGGTACGACGACCCGACCGACGTCTACCGGCAGCTCCGCGACGCCGCCTCGCCGGAGACCGGCCCGCCGACGGCGCTGCTGCAGCAGGTCTACGCCGAGCCGGTGAAGCCGGACCTGGTCACCGCGCGGATCAAGGAGATGCGCGACTCCGGCGTCACCACGGCGGTGCGCGTCTCGCCGCAGCACACCCTGCAGCTGGCTCCCACGGTGCTCGCCGCCGGGGTCGACCTGCTGGTCATCCAGGGCACCATCGTCTCCGCCGAGCACGTCAGCAAGGGCGGGGAGGCGCTGAACCTCAAGGAGTTCATCGCCGACCTCGACGTCCCGGTGATCGTCGGGGGGGCCGCGGACTACCAGACCGCGCTGCACCTGATGCGCACCGGCGCGGCCGGCGTCATCGTCGGTGTCGGGGCCGACAGCTGGTCGACCGCCGACGCCGTCATGGGCATCCGGGTGCCGCTGGCCAGCGCCATCGCCGACGCCGCCGCGGCCCGCCGCGACTACCTCGACGAGACCGGTGGCCGGTACGTGCACGTGATCGCCAACGGCCGGATCGAGACCAGCGGTGCGATCGCCCGCGCGCTGGCCTGCGGCGCCGACGCCGTCCAGGTGGGGGAGCCGTTGCGGGCCGCCACCGAGGCGCCTGGCGGCGGCGTGTGGTGGGACTCGGTCGCGGCGCACCCGCGGCTGCCCCGCGGGGGCACGTCGGCCCCGGCGACCGCGCGCGGCACGCTCGAGCAGGTGCTGCTGGGCCCGGCCGAGGCCGCCGACGGGCGCACCAACCTCTTCGGCGCGCTGCGCCGCACGATGGCCAAGACCGGCTACCGGGACCTCAAGGAGTTCCAGCGGGTCGATCTGGTCCTCGGCGGCAACGGCGCCGGGACCGCTGCCGAGGGGCACCTGCTCGGATGA
- the guaB gene encoding IMP dehydrogenase, whose translation MQPDERVPELPAKFAPLGLTYDDVLLVPGPSDIVPTEVDTSTRLTRGIRLAIPLVSSAMDTVTESRMAIAMARAGGIGILHRNLAAEDQAGQVDLVKRSEAGMVTNPVTCSPENTLAEVDALSARYRISGAPVVDAEGVLVGMVTNRDMRFETDQARLVRDVMTPMPLVTAPVGVDPEDALALLKQHKIEKLPLVDPAGRLRGLITVKDFVKRDQFPNATKDVDGRLTVGAALGVGEDAYKRAGLLVDAGVDVLVVDTAHGHQRAVLDMVARVKKDFATVGHGVQVVGGNIATRAGAQALIDAGVDAVKVGVGPGSICTTRVVAGVGVPQVTAIYEASLAARPAGIPVIADGGLQYSGDIVKALVAGADTVMIGGLFAGVEEAPGELVFTNGKQYKTYRGMGSLGAMQKRGNQSFSRDRYFADDVLSDDKLVPEGIEGQVPYRGPLSGVAHQLVGGLRAGMGYAGTATVAELQDRGQLTRITAAGLTESHPHDIQMTTEAPNYRGR comes from the coding sequence ATGCAGCCCGACGAGCGCGTCCCCGAACTGCCGGCCAAGTTCGCCCCGCTGGGCCTGACCTACGACGACGTCCTGCTGGTCCCCGGACCCTCGGACATCGTGCCCACCGAGGTCGACACCAGCACCCGGCTGACCCGGGGCATCCGGCTGGCCATCCCGCTCGTCTCCTCCGCGATGGACACCGTCACCGAGTCGCGGATGGCCATCGCCATGGCCCGCGCCGGCGGCATCGGGATCCTGCACCGCAACCTCGCCGCCGAGGACCAGGCCGGCCAGGTCGACCTGGTGAAGCGCTCCGAGGCGGGCATGGTCACCAACCCGGTCACCTGTTCCCCGGAGAACACCCTCGCCGAGGTCGACGCCCTCTCCGCCCGGTACCGGATCTCCGGCGCCCCGGTGGTCGACGCCGAGGGCGTGCTCGTCGGCATGGTCACCAACCGCGACATGCGCTTCGAGACCGACCAGGCCCGCCTGGTCCGCGACGTGATGACGCCGATGCCGCTGGTCACCGCCCCGGTCGGCGTCGACCCGGAGGACGCCCTCGCCCTGCTCAAGCAGCACAAGATCGAGAAGCTGCCGCTGGTCGACCCCGCCGGCCGGCTGCGCGGGCTGATCACGGTCAAGGACTTCGTCAAGCGCGACCAGTTCCCCAACGCCACCAAGGACGTCGACGGCCGGCTCACCGTGGGCGCCGCGCTCGGGGTGGGCGAGGACGCCTACAAGCGCGCCGGCCTGCTCGTGGACGCCGGGGTCGACGTGCTCGTCGTCGACACCGCCCACGGCCACCAGCGCGCGGTGCTGGACATGGTCGCCCGGGTGAAGAAGGACTTCGCCACCGTCGGCCACGGCGTGCAGGTCGTCGGCGGCAACATCGCCACCCGGGCCGGCGCGCAGGCGCTCATCGACGCGGGCGTGGACGCGGTGAAGGTCGGCGTCGGGCCCGGCTCGATCTGCACCACCCGCGTGGTCGCCGGCGTCGGCGTCCCGCAGGTCACCGCCATCTACGAGGCCAGCCTCGCCGCGCGGCCGGCCGGGATCCCGGTGATCGCCGACGGCGGGCTGCAGTACTCCGGGGACATCGTCAAGGCGCTGGTCGCCGGCGCGGACACGGTGATGATCGGCGGCCTGTTCGCCGGGGTCGAGGAGGCGCCGGGCGAGCTGGTGTTCACCAACGGCAAGCAGTACAAGACCTACCGCGGCATGGGCTCGCTGGGCGCGATGCAGAAGCGCGGCAACCAGTCCTTCAGCCGGGACCGCTACTTCGCCGACGACGTCCTCTCCGACGACAAGCTGGTGCCCGAGGGCATCGAGGGCCAGGTGCCCTACCGCGGCCCGCTGTCCGGGGTCGCCCACCAGCTCGTCGGCGGTCTCCGGGCCGGGATGGGCTACGCGGGCACCGCGACCGTCGCCGAGCTCCAGGATCGCGGCCAGCTCACCCGGATCACCGCCGCCGGGCTGACCGAGAGCCACCCGCACGACATCCAGATGACCACCGAGGCCCCGAACTACCGAGGTCGGTGA
- the groL gene encoding chaperonin GroEL (60 kDa chaperone family; promotes refolding of misfolded polypeptides especially under stressful conditions; forms two stacked rings of heptamers to form a barrel-shaped 14mer; ends can be capped by GroES; misfolded proteins enter the barrel where they are refolded when GroES binds), with protein sequence MAKIILFDEDARRALERGVDKLADAVKVTLGPRGRNVVINKNFGAPTITNDGVTIAREIELEDPYENLGAQLAKNVATKTNDVAGDGTTTATVLAQALVHEGLRNVAAGANPMAVGRGMRAAVDAVHEALDKVAIPVDERSAIAEVATISAQDATVGELIGEAMERVGKDGVITVEEANGMTTDLDVTEGVQFDKGYLSPYFVTDSESMEAVLEDALVLLVQGKVGALADLLPLLEKVLSTGGRPLLIVAEDVEGEALSTLVVNSIRKTIKVVAVKSPYFGDRRKAFMADLAVVTGGQVVSEDVGLSLESVGLEVLGTARRVTVTKDDTTLVDGGGTSEGISDRVAQIRREIEDTDSDWDREKLQERLAKLAGGIAVIRVGAATEVEMKEKKHRIEDAIAATRAAVEEGVVPGGGSALVHAAEAIDALTLTGDELVGARSVRKAIDSPLSLIASNAGFEGPVVVGRVRELGVGQGFNAATGEYGDLAAQGVIDPVKVTKAALAHAASIAAMVLTTDSAIVEKPAEEESEGGGHHTHGHSHGHGHSH encoded by the coding sequence ATGGCCAAGATCATCCTGTTCGACGAGGACGCCCGGCGCGCCCTCGAGCGCGGCGTCGACAAGCTCGCCGACGCCGTCAAGGTCACCCTCGGCCCCCGCGGCCGCAACGTGGTCATCAACAAGAACTTCGGCGCCCCGACGATCACCAACGACGGCGTGACCATCGCCCGTGAGATCGAGCTCGAGGACCCCTACGAGAACCTCGGCGCCCAGCTCGCGAAGAACGTCGCCACCAAGACCAACGACGTCGCCGGCGACGGCACCACCACCGCCACCGTGCTGGCCCAGGCGCTGGTCCACGAGGGCCTGCGCAACGTGGCCGCCGGCGCCAACCCGATGGCCGTCGGCCGCGGCATGCGCGCGGCCGTCGACGCCGTGCACGAGGCGCTGGACAAGGTCGCCATCCCGGTCGACGAGCGCAGCGCCATCGCCGAGGTCGCCACCATCTCCGCCCAGGACGCCACCGTCGGTGAGCTGATCGGCGAGGCGATGGAGCGGGTCGGCAAGGACGGCGTCATCACCGTCGAAGAGGCCAACGGGATGACCACCGACCTCGACGTCACCGAGGGCGTGCAGTTCGACAAGGGCTACCTCTCGCCCTACTTCGTCACCGACTCCGAGTCCATGGAGGCCGTCCTCGAGGACGCCCTCGTGCTGCTGGTGCAGGGCAAGGTCGGCGCGCTGGCCGACCTGCTCCCGCTGCTGGAGAAGGTGCTCTCGACCGGCGGCCGCCCGCTGCTGATCGTGGCCGAGGACGTCGAGGGCGAGGCGCTGTCGACGCTGGTCGTCAACTCCATCCGCAAGACCATCAAGGTCGTCGCGGTGAAGTCGCCGTACTTCGGTGACCGGCGCAAGGCGTTCATGGCCGACCTCGCCGTCGTCACCGGCGGCCAGGTGGTCAGCGAGGACGTCGGCCTCTCCCTGGAGAGCGTCGGCCTCGAGGTGCTCGGCACCGCCCGCCGGGTCACCGTCACCAAGGACGACACCACGCTCGTCGACGGTGGCGGCACGTCCGAGGGCATCTCCGACCGGGTCGCGCAGATCCGCCGCGAGATCGAGGACACCGACTCCGACTGGGACCGCGAGAAGCTGCAGGAGCGGCTGGCCAAGCTGGCCGGCGGCATCGCGGTCATCCGGGTCGGTGCGGCCACCGAGGTCGAGATGAAGGAGAAGAAGCACCGGATCGAGGACGCCATCGCCGCCACCCGCGCCGCGGTGGAGGAGGGCGTCGTCCCCGGGGGTGGCTCCGCGCTCGTGCACGCCGCCGAGGCCATCGACGCCCTGACCCTCACCGGCGACGAGCTGGTCGGGGCCCGGTCGGTGCGCAAGGCGATCGACTCCCCGCTGTCCCTCATCGCCTCCAACGCGGGGTTCGAGGGCCCGGTCGTCGTCGGCCGGGTGCGTGAGCTCGGCGTCGGGCAGGGCTTCAACGCCGCGACCGGCGAGTACGGCGACCTGGCCGCCCAGGGCGTCATCGACCCGGTCAAGGTGACCAAGGCCGCGCTCGCGCACGCCGCCTCCATCGCCGCGATGGTGCTCACCACCGACTCGGCGATCGTGGAGAAGCCGGCCGAGGAGGAGTCCGAGGGTGGTGGCCACCACACCCACGGCCACTCGCACGGGCACGGCCACAGCCACTGA
- a CDS encoding response regulator transcription factor produces MIEDRMRGNGNGGAVVWVFDERRRVRDEVAGRLLALPFVSRVEAVGDAVSLRTRLDNRLPDVLLVGTQRATDSGLSVATQVLRSHPSVPVLVLGAPDDAETVRAAVALGARGYLRWDASPLELGLGLSRTGMRPELSGRPQLAPAPRAPQHAVALAGGAPSGPSPWGGASPLAAAAPTTVRSTVPETPQVALSMREMQVLTGMSQGKSNAQIGRELYLSEDTIKTHARRLFRKLGAKDRAEAVATGFRRGMMS; encoded by the coding sequence GTGATCGAGGACAGGATGCGCGGCAACGGCAACGGTGGGGCCGTGGTCTGGGTGTTCGACGAGCGACGCCGGGTCCGCGACGAGGTCGCCGGCCGGCTGCTCGCGCTGCCCTTCGTCAGCCGGGTCGAGGCGGTCGGTGACGCGGTCTCGCTGCGCACCCGGCTGGACAACCGGCTCCCGGACGTCCTGCTGGTGGGCACCCAGCGCGCCACCGACAGCGGGTTGTCCGTCGCCACCCAGGTGCTGCGCTCGCACCCCTCGGTGCCGGTGCTGGTGCTCGGCGCCCCCGACGACGCGGAGACCGTCCGCGCCGCCGTGGCCCTCGGCGCCCGCGGGTACCTCCGCTGGGACGCCAGCCCGCTTGAGCTCGGCCTCGGCCTGTCCCGCACCGGGATGCGCCCGGAACTGTCCGGCCGCCCGCAGCTGGCCCCCGCGCCGCGTGCCCCCCAGCACGCCGTCGCGCTGGCCGGTGGCGCGCCGTCCGGCCCGTCGCCCTGGGGCGGTGCCAGCCCGCTGGCCGCGGCCGCTCCGACCACCGTCCGGTCCACCGTCCCCGAGACGCCGCAGGTCGCGCTGTCCATGCGCGAGATGCAGGTCCTGACCGGCATGAGCCAGGGCAAGAGCAACGCCCAGATCGGCCGGGAGCTCTACCTGTCCGAGGACACCATCAAGACCCACGCCCGCCGGCTGTTCCGCAAGCTGGGCGCCAAGGACCGCGCCGAGGCGGTCGCCACCGGCTTCCGCCGCGGCATGATGAGCTGA
- a CDS encoding DUF5319 family protein, protein MDAWDDAFGASPDRDPDFGPDDRSGQPPLTMEERAGVLDDLAELEVFRTLLEPTGVKGIVVDCPDCDEEHHVDWALMQANLRQLLDEGQTGRHEPPFDPDPDDYVSWDYASGYADGVAALAEREEPSGRHGSTGRHARDD, encoded by the coding sequence GTGGACGCGTGGGACGACGCATTCGGCGCCTCCCCTGACCGTGACCCGGACTTCGGGCCGGACGACCGGTCGGGGCAGCCGCCGCTGACCATGGAAGAGCGCGCCGGGGTGCTGGACGACCTCGCGGAGCTGGAGGTCTTCCGCACGCTGCTGGAGCCGACCGGGGTCAAGGGCATCGTCGTCGACTGCCCCGACTGCGACGAGGAGCACCACGTCGACTGGGCGCTGATGCAGGCCAACCTGCGGCAGCTGCTCGACGAGGGCCAGACCGGCCGGCACGAGCCGCCGTTCGACCCGGACCCCGACGACTACGTCAGCTGGGACTACGCCAGCGGCTACGCCGACGGGGTGGCCGCGCTCGCCGAGCGCGAGGAGCCCAGCGGCCGGCACGGCTCCACCGGCCGGCACGCCCGCGACGACTGA
- a CDS encoding GGDEF domain-containing protein — protein MAAVSDAAVAALSTSLDELESLSRFDSAAAAERAEQALVTARELGLVEFELRAQLVQADLVRRRGNVSEAGRVAQDVRRWATEHDSRHLLARSHYLLAAVFQELGDLSAALENAVQAIDLLDDDAVPALRIDHLARLADCLGLQGDLGARERYAEVLQLAEEQGDVDRQLLVLNNRSYVEMLAGEFETALGLATRLQTLAGEHGVALSIGRLDTVARALMGLGRLAEAEEVLLPGRSPEVLDASPDGDAGADFLLTLAEIQRRQGRVAQAQATLDECVARCEANGLTSIRVRARREQAELHAAGGHFEAAFTEHKLYSQEALDLQSAQRDARARALQAMYETTEARRQSRRYRELSLRDPLTGLYNRRYVDEQFPRLLEAIAGRDEAVSVALLDLDHFKRVNDTFSHDVGDQVLRIVADLLEQATPDADTGGSFAARMGGEEFLLVLVGADPRTAADQLEQVRRSVATHPWGELVPGLPVTVSAGLASSVGVLAPALAELLGRADAHLYRAKRQGRDRVVGDPG, from the coding sequence GTGGCGGCCGTGAGCGACGCCGCCGTCGCCGCGCTGTCCACGAGCCTGGACGAGCTGGAGTCGCTGTCCCGCTTCGACTCCGCCGCCGCGGCCGAGCGCGCCGAGCAGGCGCTGGTCACCGCGCGCGAGCTGGGCCTGGTGGAGTTCGAGCTGCGCGCCCAGCTGGTGCAGGCGGACCTGGTGCGCCGGCGCGGCAACGTGTCCGAGGCCGGCCGGGTCGCCCAGGACGTGCGGCGCTGGGCGACCGAGCACGACTCCCGGCACCTGCTCGCCCGCAGCCACTACCTGCTCGCCGCGGTCTTCCAGGAGCTGGGCGACCTGTCCGCCGCCCTGGAGAACGCCGTCCAGGCCATCGACCTGCTCGACGACGACGCGGTGCCCGCCCTGCGGATCGACCACCTGGCCCGGCTGGCGGACTGCCTCGGGCTGCAGGGCGACCTCGGGGCGCGGGAGCGCTACGCCGAGGTGCTGCAGCTGGCCGAGGAGCAGGGCGACGTCGACCGCCAGCTGCTGGTGCTCAACAACCGCTCCTACGTCGAGATGCTCGCCGGGGAGTTCGAGACCGCCCTCGGTCTGGCGACCCGGCTGCAGACCCTGGCCGGCGAGCACGGTGTCGCGCTGAGCATCGGGCGGCTGGACACCGTCGCCCGGGCGCTCATGGGGCTGGGCCGGCTGGCGGAGGCCGAGGAGGTCCTCCTGCCCGGGCGCAGTCCCGAGGTCCTGGACGCCTCCCCGGACGGCGACGCCGGAGCCGACTTCCTGCTCACCCTCGCCGAGATCCAGCGCCGGCAGGGCCGGGTGGCCCAGGCGCAGGCGACGCTCGACGAGTGCGTCGCCCGGTGCGAGGCCAACGGCCTCACCTCGATCCGGGTGCGGGCCCGCCGCGAGCAGGCCGAGCTGCACGCCGCCGGCGGTCACTTCGAGGCGGCCTTCACCGAGCACAAGCTCTACTCGCAGGAGGCGCTGGACCTGCAGTCCGCCCAGCGGGACGCCCGTGCCCGGGCGCTGCAGGCGATGTACGAGACCACCGAGGCCCGCCGGCAGAGCCGCCGGTACCGCGAGCTCTCGCTCCGCGACCCGCTGACCGGGCTCTACAACCGGCGGTACGTCGACGAGCAGTTCCCCCGGCTGCTGGAGGCGATCGCCGGGCGGGACGAGGCCGTCTCGGTGGCCCTGCTCGACCTCGACCACTTCAAGCGCGTCAACGACACCTTCTCCCACGACGTGGGCGACCAGGTGCTGCGCATCGTCGCCGACCTGCTGGAGCAGGCGACCCCGGACGCCGACACCGGCGGCTCCTTCGCGGCCCGGATGGGCGGCGAGGAGTTCCTGCTGGTCCTGGTCGGGGCCGATCCGCGCACCGCGGCCGACCAGCTGGAGCAGGTGCGGCGCTCGGTCGCCACCCACCCGTGGGGCGAGCTGGTGCCCGGCCTGCCGGTCACCGTCAGCGCGGGTCTGGCCAGCAGCGTCGGCGTCCTCGCCCCGGCGCTGGCCGAGCTGCTCGGCCGTGCGGACGCGCACCTGTACCGGGCCAAGCGCCAGGGGCGCGACCGCGTCGTCGGCGATCCCGGCTGA